A stretch of Flavobacteriales bacterium DNA encodes these proteins:
- a CDS encoding IS200/IS605 family transposase: MQNYRKTSHSLYDLKYHVVRITKYRRKVLVGEVAHRVRELIRMICKQHDVETIKGH; this comes from the coding sequence ATGCAGAATTACCGAAAGACCTCTCATAGCCTATATGACCTGAAGTATCATGTTGTGCGGATAACCAAATATAGGAGGAAGGTACTTGTTGGAGAGGTTGCTCATCGGGTCCGGGAACTGATAAGAATGATATGCAAGCAGCATGATGTGGAGACCATCAAAGGCCATG